In the genome of Candidatus Brocadiaceae bacterium, the window CTCCCAGTGCCGAGGAGGCGTAGATGAGGTGATGCTCCGGCAGCAGGAACATGAGCCCCAGCGCCAGCAGCACGCCCGCCCCGCTGCCCAGCAGGTTCGCCCCGTAGAGCGCGTGCGGGCGCCCGGCCCGGTGGCTCAGCGCCAGCCCGATGGCCGTCGCCCCGAACAGGAAGGGCACCAGGAGCAGCAGATGGTAGAGGAGCAGCCAGGCCGCCTGCCGGCCGCTGTAGAGCACGTAGCGGGCATCGAGCGGCAGGGCCTGGGCGGCACGGAGGCTCCAGACCGTCGAGAGTGCGAACAGCGCGGCGAGCACCGCACACGACGCATGGAAGCGCCGCCGCAGGGCGGCCCCGGCGAAGGCCAGCAGTGTGCCGCTCACGCCGAACCCGAGCAGGGCGGTGCTGACGACAAGGTAGGCGAAATGATGCCAGCGCGCGACCGACAGGCAGCGCATCAGGGCGAGTTCGAGCGACAGAATCCCCGCTGCGAGCAGGAAGACCGCCGCCATGGTGCAGACGCTGTCCCCTGCCGGCGGCGCCTGGCGGCTCATCGGCTCCTCACTGCGTGTCCATCGCGCGGCCCGTCAGCGGCACGAAGCGCACCGGCAGGACGCTGCGTGTGCTCAGCCGGCCCTCCTCGTCCTTGGAGATGAGGACGAGCTGCTGAGCGCCGTAGACGGGGCCGACGGGGATCGCCATCCGTCCGCCGGGCCTGAGCTGGGCCGTCAGGGGAGGCGGGACGTGCCCCGCGGCGGCCGTCACGATGATGGCGTCGAAGGGCGCCTCGTCCGGCCACCCGTAGTAGCCGTCGTCCCGGCGCGTCCGGATCGTCCCGTAACCGACTGCGGCGAGCTGTGCCGAGGCCCGCTCGTGGAGCGCCTCCAGGATCTCGATCGAGTAGACGTGCGGGGTCAGCTCGGCCAGGACGGCCGCCTGGTAACCGCTGCCGGTGCCGACCTCCAGCACGCGGTCGCCGGGCCGGATGGCCAGCAGTTCGGTCATCAGCGCCACGATGTAGGGCTGGGAGATGGTCTGCCCGTGGCCGATGGGCAGGGGGCTGTCGTCGTAGGCCGCGCGGCGCATGTTCTGCGGCACGAACAGGTGCCGCGGCGCGTTCCGCATCGCGCGCAGGACGTCGGGGTCTTTCACCCCGCGCGCCTCGATCTGGTCGCGGACCATGGCGGTGCGCTCGGCCGCCCGTTCCTCGATGCGCGGGCGGTCCCGGGTGGGAGGCGCTTCGCCGGGCACGCCCTCAGTGGCGGCGCCGGGCCGCCGGGCGGGCTCATCGGCGTTCGGGCAGCCCCACACGCCGGCCAGCAGCAGCCCAAGAGCGATCCACAGGAGGCCCCCTGTGCGTTCCATCCGCCCCTCCACACAAGGACTCGACGCCGCCCTCGATGCCAGGCTCTGTCTGAGAACCCATCTGGCTTCGGCCGGCTGCGAAGCCGGATCGCTTCGGCGTCGGCGCCAAACGTCCTCAGCGTGGACACAGCCACGCTTCCGGGCCTTTGCCGCCTGCCGCCTTGCCCTCCGGCTTCTCGCTCGGCCTCGGGCCGACGATGGATTCTCAGACAGAGCCTAACACGCCGTCCCCGGGCGGTCAACCCGGCGAGGGGGCGGGTGGAATGCGCGGCCCGCTACCTGCGCGCACGCGTCCCGCCGCTGGAGGGGCACGCTCCGTCGTGCCCGTCCGTGCGCGTCCGTGCATGCGTCCGTGCCGCAATCCCCGGCCGCGACGGCGCGCGGCCCTCCACACACGGACGGGCCACGGACGAAGGCACGTGCGTGGCACAGCCGCCCACGGCTGTGTCGGCGCCGGAGGCGCCGCGGGGCGGGGGCCCGTTTCCTGCGTCCGCCCGCGCTCCGGATCCCCCGATGTGGTATGATCCGCATCCTCCGGTACCGAACAGCCCGTCTGCCCCTGCGGAGTCCTCGCATGCGGTGGCTCAGTCGAATCGGCCTGATCGTGTGGCTGGGGTTCCTGGTGTGGGGCAGCCTGATGCCGACCGTTCCGGCGGGCCGCACCATCCGTGTCGTGCCGGGGGGCGCCTACACGGTCCACGCAGTCGCCTACGCCATCCTCTGCATGATGGCGGTGTTCGCGCTGGGGTCGACCGGCCCGCGCGGCCTGCTGCTGACGGCGCTGGGCGCGTGCCTGCTGGGGCTGGTCCTGGAATGGGTGCAGCCGCACACGGGACGGGCATTCGACTGGGGCGACGTGGCGGCCAATGCGGCGGGGGTCGCTGCGGGGCTGGTGGCCGTGTTCTGCCTGCGGCGGGTGCCGGGGTGCTGCCGGCGGGCCGAGCCGGGCGGCTGAGGGGCGGGACGTTCCGACGAGAATCTGCGGACAAGGGCTTGACAGCCGTATATAGGAGTGATATACTCCCAGAATACCGGAGCAGAAAGGTCCTGGTATGGCCGTCATCACGCGAGAGACCGATTACGCACTGCGCGCGCTCCTGGCTCTGGCCGGCGCCGACGAGTTCGTGGCCGTGACCGTGCTGGCACAGCAGCAGGGCGTCCCGGTGGTGTTCCTGCGCAAGATCATGCAGCGGCTCCATCGGGCGGGCGTCGTGGAGAGCCGGCAGGGGCCGTTCGGCGGCTACCGGCTGGCGGTGCCGGCCGACGCGGTGAGCCTGCTGGACGTGGTGGAGGCCGTGCAGGGCCCGCTGGTGATGAACGAGTGCTTCCATGCGCCGGACCTGTGCGATCGCGCGCCCGACTGCCCCGTGCGCAGGTGCCTGCAGGAGCTGCAGTCGTTGCTGCAGGAGCGGCTGTCTGCGCTGACCGTGGGCGGGGTGGCCGGCGGCGCGTGCGGCCGGGCTCCGTGCCCGAAGGCCGGGGCGTCTGCTCTGGCCGATGAACCGAAGGAACGCTAAGATGGCTCAGAGACAGATCGTCGAGATCGCCGAAGAGGAGTGCGCCTGCCTGGGGGCCTGTCCGCGGGGGGCCATCCGGATCATCACCCGGGAGGCGGCGGAGTTCGACGAGGAGGCGGCGGGACTGGGGGTCTCGTCCCCCGGCGACGCCGTGCACACGTGTCCGGGGGCGGCGCCGTTCTTCGAGGGGGCGGACCTGCTGATCGCGGCCGACTGCGTCCCATTCGCTCTGCCGGACTTCCACAGCCGGGTCCTGCGCGGGCGCCGTGAAGGGCAGGCGCCGCGTGGACGCGCCGTCGCAGAGTCTCGATCTGCGACGGCGCAGGGAGGGCAATGATGAAGATCGTGACATCCGAACAGGTAAGTCCTTTCCAGAATGCACACGGTGTGCTGGCCCGCCGTCTGCACGACACCGAGCACGTGCAGGTGGTCCAGATCGACCTGGAGCCCGGCCAGGGCCTGAAGTCGCACGTCACGCCCGTCGACGTGTTCTTCTACGTGGTCCGGGGCGACGCGACGGTGCAGATCGGGGAGGAGCGGGAGTGCGTGCCCGTGGGCAGCCTGGTGCACAGCCCGGCCGGCATCCCGCATCTTGTTGCCAACGAGGGCGAGACGCACCTGCGCTTTCTCGTCGTCAAGACGCCCAACCCGGGTGGCCGCAAATAGGCCGTCCCGTTCGGGCCGAGGAGGTCCTCACATGAACACCAACACCGGAAACCAGACGGTCGGCGACCTGGTGACGGAGCGGCCGGCGGTTCGGCCGGCCCTCGAACGCTACGGCATCGACTACTGCTGCGGAGGCGACCGGCCGCTTGCGGAGGCGGCGGCCGCGGCCGGCGTGGACCTGCGCGAACTGTGCGCCGCCATGGACGCGGCCGAAGCCGACGCGCCCGAGGGCGGCCGGGACTGGTCGCAGGCCACGCTCACCGAGCTGGTCGCCCACATCGAGGGGGCGCACCATGCCTTTCTGCGGGAGGCGTTTCCCCGCATCGAGGCGCTCTTCACGGCCGTGCTGGCCGCCCATCAGGCGCGACATGGCAAGGTGCTGCGCCCGCTCCGGGAAGTGTTCGGCTCGCTGCGGACAGAGATCGAGCAGCATCTGGAGAGGGAGGAGTCGCTGCTGTTCCCCTACGTGCGAAGGCTGGAGGAATACGTCCGGGGGGGCGGTCGGCAGCCGGCGGTCGGCAGCGAGCGGATTCGCAACCCCGTGCGCGTGATGCGGCTGGAGCACGACGACGCCGGCCAGGCGCTGTCCGAGATGCGCGGCCTGACCGACGGATACAGGCTGCCCGAGGACGCGTGCCGCAGCTTCCGGGCGCTTTACGACGCCCTGCAGGAGCTGGAGCGCGACCTGCACGAGCACATCCACCTGGAGAACAACATCCTGTTCCGCAAGGCGGTCGCTCTGGACATCGCCTGCTGGGGCGTCTGAGCGGCACGCACGCGGCAATCGCCGGGGAGGACGAAGATGGTCGTCGAGATCAAGCCGGGGCTCTACTGGGTTGGCGTTGTGGACTGGGGGCTCACGCACTTCCACGGTCACGAGCTGAGCACGCACCGCGGCTCGTCCTATAACGCGTATCTGATCAGGGACGAGAAGACGGTGCTGGTCGACACCGTCTGGGGCCCGTTCGCGGACCAGTTGCTCGAGAACATCCGCGAGGTCGTCGATCCGTCCGAGATCGACATCGTCGTCGCCAACCACTCGGAGGTCGACCATTCCGGCGGCCTTCCGGCCGTCATGCGCCATGCGCCGAAGGCGAAGGTCGTCGTCTCCAAGCGCGGCCTGGAGAGCGTCGAGGGGCACTTCCATCAGCCGTGGGACTTCCAGTCGGTGGGCACGGGGGACCGCATCTCCATCGGCGCCAACGAACTGGCCTTCGTCGAGGCGCCCATGCTGCACTGGCCCGACAGCATGTTCACCTACCTGACGGGGCACAACGTCCTGATGCCGAACGACGCCTTCGGCCAGCACTACGCGACGGCCTTCCGCTACAACGACGAAGTGGACCAGGAGGAGCTGTACGAAGAGGCGCTCAAGTACTACGTCAACATCCTGACGCCGTTCAGCAAGCTGGTCCGGCGCAAGATCGACGAGGTGCTGGCGCTGGGGCTGCCCGTGGACGTGATCGCGCCCAGCCACGGCGTCATCTGGCGCAAGGACCCGCTGCAGATCGTGCGGAAGTACCAGGAATGGGCGGCGCAGACGCCCGAACCGCGCGCCGTCATCCTGTACGACACGATGTGGAACGGCACGCGGCGCATGGCCGAGGCGATCTCCGAGGGCCTGGCCGAGGCCGGCGTCGACAGCAAGGCCGTCCATGTGGGGCTCACGGACCGCAACGACGTGCTGGTCGACGTCTTCCGTGCGCGCACCGTGGTGGTCGGCTCGCCGACCTTCAACAACGGCGTGCTGGCCAGCCTGGCGCCGATCCTGGAGGATCTGCGGGGCCTGAAGTTCCAGAACAAGATCGGCGCGGCCTTCGGCAGCTACGGCTGGAGCGGCGAGTCGATCGGGCTCATCGAGGAGCATCTGCGCCGGTGCGGGATCCCGCTCGTGCGGGAGGGACTTCGCTGCAAGTGGCAGCCGCGCGCTGAGGACCTGGAGGCGTGCCGCGCCTTTGGCAGGGAACTGGCCGACGCAACGAAGAAGGCCTGACGGGGGCACCGCCCCGGGGGCGACGCGAGTGACGCAGGCTCCAACTCTGAGGGGGAGGATGACCGGTATGGACATGTTCTGTTACCAGTGTGAACAGACGGCGAAGGGCACCGGCTGCATCGTTCACGGCGTCTGCGGGAAGGCGCCGGAGGTGGCCGCGCTTCAG includes:
- the vanZ gene encoding VanZ family protein, which encodes MRWLSRIGLIVWLGFLVWGSLMPTVPAGRTIRVVPGGAYTVHAVAYAILCMMAVFALGSTGPRGLLLTALGACLLGLVLEWVQPHTGRAFDWGDVAANAAGVAAGLVAVFCLRRVPGCCRRAEPGG
- a CDS encoding MBL fold metallo-hydrolase is translated as MVVEIKPGLYWVGVVDWGLTHFHGHELSTHRGSSYNAYLIRDEKTVLVDTVWGPFADQLLENIREVVDPSEIDIVVANHSEVDHSGGLPAVMRHAPKAKVVVSKRGLESVEGHFHQPWDFQSVGTGDRISIGANELAFVEAPMLHWPDSMFTYLTGHNVLMPNDAFGQHYATAFRYNDEVDQEELYEEALKYYVNILTPFSKLVRRKIDEVLALGLPVDVIAPSHGVIWRKDPLQIVRKYQEWAAQTPEPRAVILYDTMWNGTRRMAEAISEGLAEAGVDSKAVHVGLTDRNDVLVDVFRARTVVVGSPTFNNGVLASLAPILEDLRGLKFQNKIGAAFGSYGWSGESIGLIEEHLRRCGIPLVREGLRCKWQPRAEDLEACRAFGRELADATKKA
- a CDS encoding Rrf2 family transcriptional regulator, which translates into the protein MAVITRETDYALRALLALAGADEFVAVTVLAQQQGVPVVFLRKIMQRLHRAGVVESRQGPFGGYRLAVPADAVSLLDVVEAVQGPLVMNECFHAPDLCDRAPDCPVRRCLQELQSLLQERLSALTVGGVAGGACGRAPCPKAGASALADEPKER
- a CDS encoding cupin domain-containing protein, giving the protein MKIVTSEQVSPFQNAHGVLARRLHDTEHVQVVQIDLEPGQGLKSHVTPVDVFFYVVRGDATVQIGEERECVPVGSLVHSPAGIPHLVANEGETHLRFLVVKTPNPGGRK
- a CDS encoding protein-L-isoaspartate(D-aspartate) O-methyltransferase codes for the protein MERTGGLLWIALGLLLAGVWGCPNADEPARRPGAATEGVPGEAPPTRDRPRIEERAAERTAMVRDQIEARGVKDPDVLRAMRNAPRHLFVPQNMRRAAYDDSPLPIGHGQTISQPYIVALMTELLAIRPGDRVLEVGTGSGYQAAVLAELTPHVYSIEILEALHERASAQLAAVGYGTIRTRRDDGYYGWPDEAPFDAIIVTAAAGHVPPPLTAQLRPGGRMAIPVGPVYGAQQLVLISKDEEGRLSTRSVLPVRFVPLTGRAMDTQ
- the ric gene encoding iron-sulfur cluster repair di-iron protein, translating into MNTNTGNQTVGDLVTERPAVRPALERYGIDYCCGGDRPLAEAAAAAGVDLRELCAAMDAAEADAPEGGRDWSQATLTELVAHIEGAHHAFLREAFPRIEALFTAVLAAHQARHGKVLRPLREVFGSLRTEIEQHLEREESLLFPYVRRLEEYVRGGGRQPAVGSERIRNPVRVMRLEHDDAGQALSEMRGLTDGYRLPEDACRSFRALYDALQELERDLHEHIHLENNILFRKAVALDIACWGV